In Iodobacter fluviatilis, one DNA window encodes the following:
- a CDS encoding LysR family transcriptional regulator → MKYSLDQLSAFKAAAECGSFSAAARRLGRAQSLISTAIANLEIDLGVSLFQRDGRYPQLSAEGARLLPEAIAILQRCDQLSGIAHGLTAGQEAKLRLAVDDSAQMPWLGDLLQQLAVKFPHLELELLFPIMEDLYKLLLSGRVDLGISYEAAEHPKELAFHALRECEMQFVVSRQHPLAQEKTLTLEILQNHRQLMVTGRHSGAEKERFRYSPSVWWVEGDWAVLELVRRGLGWACLPNHFADLALEQDIVQLPLQHFESRLQLGVQLVWHPAHPLGLAGQWLKETLIHNSSPISGKSG, encoded by the coding sequence ATGAAATATTCATTAGATCAACTCAGCGCCTTTAAAGCTGCCGCAGAATGTGGTTCTTTCTCTGCAGCTGCCCGCCGCCTAGGCCGAGCGCAATCCTTGATCAGCACCGCCATTGCCAACTTAGAGATTGATTTAGGCGTCAGTTTATTTCAGCGCGATGGCCGCTACCCCCAGCTCAGTGCAGAAGGTGCACGCCTTTTACCTGAAGCCATCGCCATTTTGCAGCGCTGCGATCAACTGAGCGGCATCGCCCATGGACTGACTGCGGGGCAGGAAGCCAAACTGCGCTTAGCGGTAGATGACTCCGCACAAATGCCTTGGCTGGGCGACCTACTGCAACAGCTTGCGGTAAAATTCCCACACTTAGAGCTAGAGCTGTTATTCCCGATTATGGAAGACCTCTACAAACTGCTGCTCTCAGGCCGGGTTGATCTTGGCATCAGCTACGAGGCCGCCGAGCATCCCAAAGAGCTGGCTTTTCATGCTTTAAGAGAGTGTGAAATGCAATTTGTGGTATCCCGCCAACACCCTTTAGCCCAGGAAAAAACCCTTACTTTAGAAATACTACAAAACCACAGGCAGCTGATGGTCACCGGCCGCCACAGTGGCGCAGAAAAAGAGCGCTTCAGATACTCCCCCTCAGTCTGGTGGGTGGAAGGTGATTGGGCCGTGCTGGAGCTGGTTCGCCGGGGCTTAGGCTGGGCTTGCCTGCCCAATCACTTTGCAGATCTGGCTTTAGAGCAGGATATTGTGCAACTGCCACTCCAACACTTTGAAAGCCGCTTACAGCTGGGCGTGCAACTGGTCTGGCACCCTGCTCACCCCCTAGGCTTAGCGGGGCAATGGCTGAAAGAAACTTTAATTCACAATTCAAGCCCAATAAGCGGCAAATCGGGGTGA
- a CDS encoding (2Fe-2S) ferredoxin domain-containing protein: MSHYQHHVFFCLNQREPGERQSCASCGAVEMWEHAKGRIKKLGLSQPGKVRINKAGCLERCEEGPVLVVYPEAVWYTYIDKSDIDEIIDEHIVNGRVVERLKI; this comes from the coding sequence ATGAGCCATTATCAACACCACGTATTTTTTTGCCTCAACCAGCGCGAGCCGGGTGAGCGTCAGAGTTGCGCCAGCTGCGGCGCAGTTGAGATGTGGGAACACGCCAAGGGCCGCATCAAAAAACTAGGACTAAGCCAACCTGGCAAAGTACGGATTAATAAAGCAGGTTGCCTTGAGCGCTGTGAAGAAGGCCCGGTACTGGTCGTTTATCCTGAGGCCGTTTGGTATACCTATATTGATAAAAGCGATATCGACGAGATTATCGACGAGCACATTGTCAATGGCCGTGTTGTTGAGCGTTTAAAAATTTAA
- a CDS encoding alpha/beta hydrolase has translation MSTPRKAPSFELIEIDGPAGKLECLRLSSALETTVGIVLVAHPNPTEGGTFSNKIVHTLAKTLSRLGYVAYCPNLRGVGNSAGTFENGVGEVDDMAAVLAFAKSEHPTLSRLTLAGFSFGTFVQSQLCERIGSDQVEGLILIGPAVSRHNFPAVPVNKTLLIHGEEDEVISLDTVLNWARPQSLPVVVFPGVGHYFHGKLTQLGDWVNKEWRIK, from the coding sequence ATGAGCACACCCCGTAAAGCCCCCTCTTTTGAACTCATTGAGATTGATGGTCCGGCAGGTAAACTCGAATGTTTACGCCTCTCATCCGCCCTCGAAACCACAGTCGGCATTGTGCTGGTCGCCCACCCCAATCCCACCGAAGGGGGCACGTTCAGCAATAAGATTGTGCATACCCTCGCAAAAACCCTCAGCCGCTTAGGCTATGTGGCCTACTGCCCCAATTTACGTGGCGTGGGCAACTCGGCAGGCACTTTTGAAAATGGCGTTGGTGAAGTCGATGATATGGCCGCCGTGCTGGCTTTTGCTAAAAGCGAGCATCCAACACTTAGTCGCCTGACATTAGCAGGCTTTTCCTTTGGTACCTTTGTGCAAAGCCAACTCTGCGAGCGCATAGGCAGCGATCAGGTGGAAGGCCTGATTCTGATTGGCCCTGCGGTCAGCCGACATAACTTCCCTGCTGTGCCCGTCAACAAAACGCTGCTGATTCATGGCGAAGAAGATGAAGTCATCAGCTTAGACACCGTACTGAACTGGGCCAGACCGCAATCGCTGCCCGTCGTGGTGTTCCCGGGCGTAGGACACTATTTCCACGGCAAGCTTACGCAGCTGGGCGATTGGGTGAATAAAGAATGGCGGATTAAATGA
- a CDS encoding energy-coupling factor ABC transporter permease — MNLHAGPFANWLLLTSYLVSGGLILHAALRIPWFALTQERLTGWFGASVFVLCFWQMKASIQPGLSFHLLGASALTMIAGRDKALLGLAAVLIADTAYGHSAWASMGLSWLIIAFLPVTLTDVLFNWAQRALPANYFIYIFVNCFAASMLSMWCTGLFTCGLLAASGAYPVDFLIEEQLPYYFLMGWPEGFTSGVYLSLLVIWRPQWVSTFNDAFYLTHKN, encoded by the coding sequence ATGAACCTGCACGCCGGGCCATTTGCAAACTGGCTGCTGCTGACGTCATACCTCGTCAGTGGTGGCCTGATTTTGCATGCAGCTTTGCGTATCCCATGGTTTGCCCTTACTCAGGAGCGCCTTACTGGCTGGTTTGGCGCAAGCGTGTTTGTGTTGTGCTTCTGGCAAATGAAAGCCAGTATTCAGCCGGGGCTGTCGTTTCACTTGCTTGGCGCCAGCGCACTCACCATGATTGCCGGGCGCGATAAAGCACTGCTGGGGCTGGCCGCCGTGCTGATTGCAGATACGGCCTACGGGCACTCTGCATGGGCAAGCATGGGCCTGTCCTGGCTGATTATTGCTTTTTTGCCGGTGACGCTCACCGATGTCCTGTTTAACTGGGCGCAGCGCGCTTTGCCCGCTAATTATTTTATTTATATTTTTGTAAATTGTTTTGCCGCAAGCATGCTTTCTATGTGGTGCACCGGCCTCTTTACCTGTGGCCTGCTTGCAGCCAGTGGGGCCTATCCTGTCGATTTTCTGATAGAAGAACAGCTGCCCTATTACTTTCTAATGGGCTGGCCCGAGGGCTTTACAAGTGGTGTCTATTTATCTTTATTAGTGATCTGGCGGCCCCAGTGGGTCAGCACCTTTAATGATGCCTTTTATCTTACTCACAAAAATTAG
- a CDS encoding sensor histidine kinase, giving the protein MHSIRFRLNMIFLAIVTLFLATSGVISYWQTQQELENNMRLSAMALQKRLQTVLPGILWNFDSTQLGLVVEAEMQSADLALLLVFNNEEQVDGRINAQGKMTVAHKSAVPPNAQTFPIYYPANEVSKPMGKVVYVFSREKIAARLNQMVVAKIIEVVLLDLLLFMALSHSLLLVVIRPLGQLREALVHAADAKDFDFNDIKLAHNTKDEFADVADAVHSITRRLCDDLESRKAAEHAMRVTRDLTESAYKQLNETKNNLVQAEKMASLGGLVAGVAHEVNTPVGVILTSASVLFEDTQAFKNNLDAGAIKKSEVLRYSEMAIESSRLILANAERAAQLIQSFKQVAVDQTSEARRSFELGEYIDEVIMSLKPTLKRTSVRIETSCNEKINLDGYPGAISQIITNFLTNALAHAFAEGQEGLISLQATKIDNNVTLRFEDNGMGIPSEHLNKIFDPFFTTKRGSGGSGLGLNVVFNLVTQTLGGTLVVNSEPGQGTCFIACFPLIAPQGKDGKHA; this is encoded by the coding sequence ATGCACAGCATCCGCTTCCGCCTGAATATGATTTTCTTAGCCATCGTGACGCTGTTTTTGGCGACATCGGGCGTGATTTCCTATTGGCAAACGCAGCAAGAGCTTGAAAACAATATGCGGCTCTCGGCCATGGCCTTGCAAAAACGTTTGCAAACCGTTTTACCAGGCATACTCTGGAATTTCGACAGCACCCAGCTGGGCCTTGTGGTAGAGGCTGAAATGCAGTCTGCCGATTTAGCGCTGCTTTTGGTTTTTAACAACGAAGAGCAGGTTGATGGCCGGATCAATGCTCAAGGCAAAATGACCGTAGCGCATAAAAGCGCTGTGCCACCCAATGCACAGACTTTCCCTATTTACTATCCCGCCAATGAAGTATCCAAACCGATGGGAAAAGTAGTTTATGTTTTCTCAAGGGAAAAAATCGCCGCCCGCTTAAATCAAATGGTTGTAGCTAAAATCATCGAAGTTGTTTTGCTGGATCTACTCCTCTTTATGGCGCTTTCACACAGCCTGCTGCTGGTGGTGATACGCCCCTTAGGGCAGCTAAGAGAAGCCCTTGTCCACGCCGCTGATGCAAAAGACTTTGATTTTAATGACATCAAGCTGGCCCACAATACTAAAGATGAATTTGCCGATGTGGCCGATGCCGTACACAGCATTACCCGCAGGCTGTGTGATGATTTAGAAAGCCGCAAAGCCGCAGAGCACGCCATGCGCGTAACTAGGGATCTCACCGAAAGCGCGTATAAACAGCTAAATGAAACCAAGAATAATTTAGTTCAGGCCGAAAAAATGGCCTCACTGGGGGGCTTGGTGGCTGGGGTTGCCCATGAGGTTAATACCCCTGTTGGCGTTATTTTAACCAGCGCATCGGTTTTATTTGAGGACACGCAAGCCTTCAAAAACAATCTGGATGCCGGTGCCATCAAAAAATCAGAAGTATTGCGCTATTCCGAAATGGCGATTGAATCCAGCCGACTGATTCTGGCTAATGCAGAACGCGCCGCCCAGCTGATACAAAGCTTTAAACAAGTCGCGGTAGACCAGACCTCTGAAGCAAGGCGCAGCTTTGAGCTTGGGGAATACATTGACGAAGTCATTATGAGTTTAAAGCCCACACTTAAACGCACCTCGGTGCGCATTGAAACCAGCTGCAACGAGAAGATCAACCTCGATGGCTACCCAGGCGCTATTTCTCAAATCATTACCAACTTTCTGACCAATGCCTTAGCCCATGCTTTTGCTGAAGGGCAGGAAGGCCTGATTTCGCTGCAAGCCACAAAAATAGACAATAACGTCACCCTGCGTTTTGAAGACAACGGTATGGGCATTCCCAGCGAGCACTTAAATAAGATTTTCGATCCCTTTTTTACCACCAAAAGAGGCAGCGGCGGCAGTGGCTTAGGGCTGAATGTTGTCTTTAATTTGGTCACCCAAACCTTAGGCGGCACGCTGGTGGTGAATTCGGAACCAGGCCAAGGAACTTGTTTTATTGCCTGCTTTCCCCTGATTGCCCCACAGGGAAAGGATGGCAAGCACGCCTAA